A segment of the Bacillus pseudomycoides genome:
GGTACCAAAGTCAAACCAAATTGTATGTCTACATCACTGATTTCGTTGTGCTTCTTTAAATTCTTCCTTAATTTGAGCAAGCGTTCCTTCTTCTGTAATTAATCGGTATGCTGCATATGATAATGCTTTTGCGGATGTAATTAATGCTTTGTCTCCAAGTTCCGAACAAGCTGCTTCTCTAAATTCATTCGTATGTGCGATTAAATTGTCCGGACCAATTTTGATATAAGGGTGAATCGTTGGTACGACTTGACTCACATTTCCTGCATCTGTTGAACCGATTCCAAGTCTTTCTTTACGACTTACATCTTCACCAAGGTTTTCAAATTCCTCAGCAATCACTTCATTAAATGTCTTTGTCACTAATAATTCATCAATTTCATTTTGGAACTGATTGATTTTTACTGTTGTTCCTGTTGCTAATGCAGCTCCCTTTGCAATATTTCGTACCTTTTCAGTTATTTCAATACATCTTTTACGTGTTGCCGCGCGAATGAAAAAGCGTGCTGCAGCATAATCCGGAATAATGTTTGGTGCCTTACCACCTTCAGTAATGACACCATGAATTTTCACATCTGATGGAAGTTGTTGGCGTAGTGCATTAATCCCATTGTAAAGCTGAATCACCGCGTCTAATGCATTAATTCCTTCCTCTGGCGAAGCTGCCGCATGTGCCGTCTTTCCATAAAAATGAAAATCAAGTGGATCAACTGCCAGTGATGGACTTGTCGTTGCTGTTTTTCCGTTAGGGTGAATCATAAGTGCTGCATCAATATTATGAAACAAACCTGCTTTCACATAACTTGCTTTTGCACTTCCGTTTGGCCCACCTTCTTCTGCTGGCGTCCCAAATACAACGATTTCACCACCAATTTCTTCAATTATTTCCGATAATGCAATGGCTGCCGCAACACTTATTGTTCCAATTAAATTATGACCACACGCATGACCTAATCCAGGCAAAGCATCATATTCTGCTAAAAAGGCAACTGTCGGTCCTTGTTTTCCTGAACTTTTCCGTGCAATAAATCCTGTTTCATGTCCTGCGATATTGTGCTGAAGCTGAAATCCTGCACTCCCTAAAAGTAAACTTAATGTTCTAGATGCAAAGAATTCCTGATTACCAATTTCAGGGTTCGCATGTATATCATGACTTGTTTTTAAGTATTTTTCTTTATTTCTTTCTATACTTTCAGTAATACTATTTCGGTGTGACGTTACTTGTTTTGTTCCCATTTCCCATTCCTCCTTTAAATTTACACATAAAAAAGCCTCTTCCTAAAAGATAGAAAGAGGCTTGAACATACAGTTTAAAAAATGGCCTTCTTTCTTATCTTTCAAGTCTTTCACTTGCTGGAATTGGCACAGTATTCATATTGAATCCGCTGCCGAGGTTTCATAGGGCCAGTCCCTCCACCTCTCGTGATAAGAAAATTGTTTTTATTTTCATAAAATTATATTAAATTATTTTCATTCTATTGTTATTCCGAGTAAATGTCAAGGAATTCCGATCTGATTTTAACGAATATCTAAAAACCCTTTTAAAACTCCAATCGTTTCAGGTGCATATAATCTTGCACATATATAAGGGAATTCCGGGCTACCTTCAAACATCATTTGAGATGTTAAAGGCGCTCCTGCCCAAAAAGTTTCATCATCAATACATACAAATGGAAGTGATTTATTTTGCCTTTGCACTTTTACATTTTTTAATGGAATTGGTCCATCGCTATATATTGTTACTTGTGCTGTTGTACGCATTAATGCCTGCCATACTCTTTTATCCACTTGTCTTGTACTTGGAAGCGAGATAATAATTTTTTGTTTTGCTGACAGAATATCTTTTACTAATCCTTTCGGCTCTTCCAAATTCATTTGCATATACCATCGCAAACGTTTTGTAATCTTTCGCTCTACCAACGGACGGGATGTTGTACGATCATATACATTTCCGTGTCTTTCTAAATGAGCAGTTAATTGGGATAACGCTTGTTTTCTAGAAAGATTTTTCCGCATATACTGGCAGTCTGATAACTGAATGAACTTCCCTCTTGCCCTTGATACCGCAACGTTTACAAGACGATGATTTTTATGATCAAAGAATAACACGCCAGGGCGCTCTTGCGGATAACTATCTACCGTATCAAATATCATCATGTCTCGTTCAGATCCTTGAAATTTATGAACTGTCGCTGCTAGAACAGGTGTATTTCGATACTTTGTTTTTTGCAATACTTCTCTTATAAATGTTGATAAGAACCGAGACTGCGCCCGATATGGCGTTACAACTCCAATCGATTGCACCCCATCTAATAATCCAATTAAGATCATTTGCATTGCAATCAGTCCCGACATGATATTAAAACGAGAACCAGAGGCCGCATCTTTTAAAGAATAGGCTCCCATTAAACTTGTATCAAACAAGACAGTCGCTTCGTTCGCAAATGGCTGCAATTTCGCTAATTCTTGGCGTACTGAAACAGAAGGGTGATCAAACACTCTATTCTTATAAATAAATGAGTTTGTAAATTTGGATATATCTGCATGCATACGTCTTTGTTCTTGCAGCATAAATAAATTCGGATGCTTTTCATAACTATTTACCGATTGCACAATCCCCGCATGATAAAACATATCTTCCCCGAGCCACTTTCTAACAAGCTCATGATTTGCCATAGCAATTGGAGGTAACTGTAAAAAATCACCACAAACGACAATTCGCTTACCAAGAGAAGCAGCTAATGCGATCTGCGGCACATATGCCATACTCACTTCATCTACAACGACTAAGTCAAATGTCCGCTCATAAACAAGAGAATCAATTGCGCATTTCGATAGCGTTGCACCAATTACCTGCGCATTTTCAATGTATTCTCTTTCTACCTCTTTAATTTTCGCTCTTTGCTTTCTAAGATCTCCTTCAATCTCTTGCATACGTTTCTTATCAGAAGCAGTCGCCTTATACGATAAGATCTTTTGACGAAGATCTTGACGCATTTCTTCTAAATAAAGCTTTTCTTCTCCCCATGAGCCATTCGTTGTTTCCACTAATCTAGAAGCAAGCAACGTTTCATGAGTACGTATATGTTCATGTTGACTAAATCCATATCGGACGATTTCCCCTGGTGTCCACTTTTCTTTCTTTTCTATTTGCTTTGTCACTTCACTCATTAATACATCGACTGCCGCATTACTATGAGCTAGTACAAGTACTGACTTTCCTTTTTGATAATGCGCTGAAATAATGCGTGATAAGTTATAAGACTTTCCTGTTCCCGGTGGTCCCCAAACATATGTCGCCCTATTATAAAAAGAACGATATGCCAGCTCATTCTTCGGATTTTCCATCTTTTCTATATGCTTTGGCGTACTCTTTCCATCTAAAAGACGCTTTACGCGTTGACGTTTTTGCTTGTCTTTTCGTATTTCTTTCAACCGCTCTTGCAATTGCTCTAATAACTGCCATGGTTCACTATATAAAATCGCTTCTCTTATTTCGCCTTGTATATAATCATTTAATTTCAGTTCGATCTCTAATCCATGTACAGATAATACTTCTCCCGTTGCTTCCTCACCATCAAATTCAATTCGAATGGGTGTACCATCAGGTAAACTCACTTCCGAAATAAGCTGAAATACATACACCGTACTCTCATAATCTGTATATAAAAAGCGGCCATTTATAATCGATAATTTACTGCCGCCTATCGTTTTCCAATGTTTAATTTCATACGCTAACGCTTGATGCCACTCTTTCATCGTTTCCGTTAATGAAGGAGTTTGTAAAGTTGTAGTCATACTGTTTTCTCCTTCCTTCTCTCCAAACATACTTTCTCACTATATCATATAACACGCTAAAATTCGCAAGGTTTTTACCTTGATTATTTTCTTAATTTTCAATATTATGATACATATGAAATTTATGGAAAGAAGGAATTCATCATGCCAGTAAAACGAATTGAACACGTTGGAATCATGGTTGCGAATTTAGAAACGTCCCTTTCCTTTTATGAAGAAGTAGTTGGACTAAAGCTTATCAAGCGTATGGGACATCCAAATCCAAACTTAAAACTCGCCTTTTTAGGTGTAGAATAATCACAAGAAACAATTCTTGAATTAATTGAAGGCTATAACCCTTCTCTTCCAACAGAAGGAAAAGTACACCATATTTGCTTTAAAGTAGATTCTCTAGAAGATGAAATTGAAAGACTAAAGAAGTTTGAGGTAACTTTTTTATTAACAGAGGAAATTGAAACACTACCAGATGGAACACGTTATATTTTCTTCTCTGGTCCTGATGGGGAGTGGATTGAGTTTTTTGAGACGGAGCGATAAGACAAAACTTTTATCAGTAAGGGCATTCATTCCTCACTTATTCATTTATGGAGGTGAACCAATACATTGACTCAAACAGACATTCAATTAGGAAACATACACGTTCTCTTATTACAACCTATACAACAGGATAAAAAAATAACAATCGTTTTCTATCATGGATGGGGATCTAGCATTTATCATCAGATCTTTTTAGGTACCCTCTTAACTAACTTTGGATATACCGTAATTATTCCAGAAATTATTTATCACGATTCACGGACAGCTTTAGAAAATCATTTTTCTAAACCGATAATGGAACAATATTTCTGGAAAACCATTTTGCATACTGTTAAACATGATATAAATGATTTATTTACTAGTATCTATGAAAGTGAGTACTGCTTAGGTCATAAAATTGTAGTTCTCGGAAGTTCAATGGGTGGATTCATATCCTCAGGAGCTTTTATCAAAGATTCAAAAATTGATGCACTTATTAATATAAATGGTTCAGGAGCTTGGATAACTTCTGAAGAGATTTTTCAAAAGCAAGGCTCAAATATCGCCAATGAAATTCATATGATTAGAAAAATGGATCCTATTCAATTTATCGAACGCATTCATAATCGACCTATACTATTATTACATGGAGCAAGTGATGCTGTTGTCTCGCCTCTTGGACAACAAACATTTTATGAAAAAGTACAATCACACCATCAAGATACAACTGCTAACATTACATTTATGCTATACCAAAATATCAATCATTCTATAAGTATTCCAATGATTGAAAAAGTAGTAAACTGGCTAGATGAGCAATTTGTTCTTTATAGCTAATTAAGACAGACAAGCAAAGCTTACATAAAAAATCAGCACCACTTATTTTGGTGCTGATTTTCTTACATATTAGGAAAATAGCGATGTATTTGCATATAACGCCGGAGAACCACCTGAATGTACAAATAGAATGTTATCTTCTTTCGTAAATGTACCTTTTCGAATTAGGTCGATCAGTCCAGCTACTGCTTTCCCTGTATATACTGGATCAAGTAAAATTCCTTCTGTTTTTGCTAATAGCTGAACAGCTTCTACCATTTCAGGTGTTGGTAAAGCGTATCCTGGTCCAACGTATTCATCAAAACATGTCACAGCCTCACGCGGAATACTGTTTGGAATCCCAACATGCACTGAAGTTTCTTGCACAAGCTTACATACTTTTTCTTCTTGTTCAGCTTTTCCGCGGCTCACATTCATTCCAATTACCGGAATCCCTGTTTGTCTTCCATAAAATCCAGTTATCAAACCAGCATGCATGCCCCCGCTACCACTTACACAAACAACCGCATTGAAATCTATCCCTTGCTCAAACGATTGAGCCATAATTTCCTCTGCACATGCAATGTATCCCATTGCACCGGTAGGATTGGATCCTCCAACTGGAATTACGTATGGTGTATGCCCTTTTTCAGTTACTTCTTTGGCCACTTTTTGCATCTCATCCATAAGGTCAGTTCCGTTTGGCACAACGATTACATTTTCAGCACCTAATAAATGATATAAGAAGTAATTCCCATTAAAGTCTGGTTTTTCTTCTGGTTCAATTCCTTCTTCTAATACAAGAATGCATTTCATTTTCTCTTTTACCGCAGCCGCTAATGTTAATCGGCAATGATTGGACTGAATACCGCCAGCAGTAATTAACGTATCTACACCTTTCGCCTGTGCATCCGCCACAAGGAATTCTAATTTTCTTGTTTTATTTCCACCAGCTGTTAAACCAAGTAAATCATCTCGTTTAAAATAAATAGAAGGCCCTTCTAGGACTTCAGAAAAGTGATTTAATTTTTCAATTGGCGTATATGATTCTGTATATTTCTTTCTGGGAAATTTCGCTAAATTCATACTAACTCTCCTTATGTACTCTCTATCTAAAATTAAAATAGTAATTCAAATATCGATCACGGATTCTTTATTCACTGATAATCATAACTTTCACACCTTGCATTAGCAAAGTCTTCGGTAAGCAAACGTCGATAGATTTTTCGTTTGAATTACTTTCTAGAAACATTTCTCAGTATACTTGATTCATTCCAGTAAAGCGACTTTAATGATTAAAAAATATTTATTTCACCTAACTTTAGAATTATGAAATATAACACCTGAAAAATTCAGAAAAATGAAAACAACCTCTTGCAGATATACTACCGAAGAAGTTGTTTATCCCCTTATCAGTTAGATGGTTTACTAAAACATCATCATAACAGTAACAGACATAAAAACTGTTCTATATTTAATCAATATACGAATACTTTTGACGAGTTTTCCTCTAATAAACTAGAATTATAATTAGGCGCTAGTACAATGTTTGTATATGTTCCTGTACCTGAAAGGTACTTGTACCTATGTTTTAACCCCGATGGAATAAAAACAGATGCTGGACTCTCAATTATTTGTGACTCTCCTTCAATTTCCACTTCACATATGAGACCTGTACCATCTATTCTATTCCCCCAGAAAATAAAAGCACTATCACAATGATGTGCGTGAGTATCTACATGTCCTTCTAAGTTCTCATCCATATGGTTGTCATAAAATACACGCTGTATGATATAAAATGAAGCACGTTCATCGGTTCTATAATCCATCTGTACCCAACGTTCTCCTGGACCATCACGATGATATAAAAGCTCAGATGCTCCTTTTACAAATGGTTTACTAACTCGGAGGGGCTTTGAAAGCCGAGACCCTTTTCTTTCTATGCGTTTTTGTTGTATGTTCCTTACTCTTCCTATCATTTCAGGTTGAATTCCTTCATATGCTGAAAAATTTTGTTTCACAGCTTTTATATGATAAGGTGCGGTATGGGTAAATGCATTTTTTCCAATAATCGGTCTCCAATGATCTACTTTACAACCGGTTGCTAATTGAAGAGATTGGGTTAATTCAGGAATCATTTTTAAATTAAAGTATTTAAGATTATGCTTTTGAGATAACAGTACTGATAAATTTAGTAGATCAACAATCCCAGCCCGTTCACCTATTCCACACAAAGTCGTATCAATGACAGATACCCCAGCATCGATGGCGGCAAGGGCATTTGCCATAGCTAAGCCTAAATCATTATGCAGATGAACTTCAATCTCACAAGGGAATGTCTCGACAGATTTCTTCACGACTGTCGCACACTGACCTGGCTCCCAAATCCCTACAGTGTCTGCTAAACTGATTCGATCTGCTCCAGCTTTATGTGCGATTTTCCCAATGTAGTCGATATCTTCCCATTCAGTTCGTGAAGCATCTTCAATAGTAAAACGGATTTTCATTCCTAAAGACTTTGCTTCTTTAATAGCTTGTTTGACTTGATTCATAACGTAATCTATTGATCGATTGTTGTACTTTGTTTGTAATGAAATGGGATTAATAGACGCCCATATTCCTATCCAATCAGCACCAGCACGATAAGCCGCATGAACTTCTTCTTT
Coding sequences within it:
- a CDS encoding M20 family metallopeptidase is translated as MGTKQVTSHRNSITESIERNKEKYLKTSHDIHANPEIGNQEFFASRTLSLLLGSAGFQLQHNIAGHETGFIARKSSGKQGPTVAFLAEYDALPGLGHACGHNLIGTISVAAAIALSEIIEEIGGEIVVFGTPAEEGGPNGSAKASYVKAGLFHNIDAALMIHPNGKTATTSPSLAVDPLDFHFYGKTAHAAASPEEGINALDAVIQLYNGINALRQQLPSDVKIHGVITEGGKAPNIIPDYAAARFFIRAATRKRCIEITEKVRNIAKGAALATGTTVKINQFQNEIDELLVTKTFNEVIAEEFENLGEDVSRKERLGIGSTDAGNVSQVVPTIHPYIKIGPDNLIAHTNEFREAACSELGDKALITSAKALSYAAYRLITEEGTLAQIKEEFKEAQRNQ
- a CDS encoding AAA domain-containing protein, whose protein sequence is MFGEKEGENSMTTTLQTPSLTETMKEWHQALAYEIKHWKTIGGSKLSIINGRFLYTDYESTVYVFQLISEVSLPDGTPIRIEFDGEEATGEVLSVHGLEIELKLNDYIQGEIREAILYSEPWQLLEQLQERLKEIRKDKQKRQRVKRLLDGKSTPKHIEKMENPKNELAYRSFYNRATYVWGPPGTGKSYNLSRIISAHYQKGKSVLVLAHSNAAVDVLMSEVTKQIEKKEKWTPGEIVRYGFSQHEHIRTHETLLASRLVETTNGSWGEEKLYLEEMRQDLRQKILSYKATASDKKRMQEIEGDLRKQRAKIKEVEREYIENAQVIGATLSKCAIDSLVYERTFDLVVVDEVSMAYVPQIALAASLGKRIVVCGDFLQLPPIAMANHELVRKWLGEDMFYHAGIVQSVNSYEKHPNLFMLQEQRRMHADISKFTNSFIYKNRVFDHPSVSVRQELAKLQPFANEATVLFDTSLMGAYSLKDAASGSRFNIMSGLIAMQMILIGLLDGVQSIGVVTPYRAQSRFLSTFIREVLQKTKYRNTPVLAATVHKFQGSERDMMIFDTVDSYPQERPGVLFFDHKNHRLVNVAVSRARGKFIQLSDCQYMRKNLSRKQALSQLTAHLERHGNVYDRTTSRPLVERKITKRLRWYMQMNLEEPKGLVKDILSAKQKIIISLPSTRQVDKRVWQALMRTTAQVTIYSDGPIPLKNVKVQRQNKSLPFVCIDDETFWAGAPLTSQMMFEGSPEFPYICARLYAPETIGVLKGFLDIR
- a CDS encoding S9 family peptidase is translated as MTQTDIQLGNIHVLLLQPIQQDKKITIVFYHGWGSSIYHQIFLGTLLTNFGYTVIIPEIIYHDSRTALENHFSKPIMEQYFWKTILHTVKHDINDLFTSIYESEYCLGHKIVVLGSSMGGFISSGAFIKDSKIDALININGSGAWITSEEIFQKQGSNIANEIHMIRKMDPIQFIERIHNRPILLLHGASDAVVSPLGQQTFYEKVQSHHQDTTANITFMLYQNINHSISIPMIEKVVNWLDEQFVLYS
- a CDS encoding D-cysteine desulfhydrase yields the protein MNLAKFPRKKYTESYTPIEKLNHFSEVLEGPSIYFKRDDLLGLTAGGNKTRKLEFLVADAQAKGVDTLITAGGIQSNHCRLTLAAAVKEKMKCILVLEEGIEPEEKPDFNGNYFLYHLLGAENVIVVPNGTDLMDEMQKVAKEVTEKGHTPYVIPVGGSNPTGAMGYIACAEEIMAQSFEQGIDFNAVVCVSGSGGMHAGLITGFYGRQTGIPVIGMNVSRGKAEQEEKVCKLVQETSVHVGIPNSIPREAVTCFDEYVGPGYALPTPEMVEAVQLLAKTEGILLDPVYTGKAVAGLIDLIRKGTFTKEDNILFVHSGGSPALYANTSLFS
- a CDS encoding 2-isopropylmalate synthase, producing MNKRITLLDATLREGEQQCGIRFSKEDKIALLHLLENFGVTLIEAGHPGISEEEEEICREVAASAKQAEILMHARATKEEVHAAYRAGADWIGIWASINPISLQTKYNNRSIDYVMNQVKQAIKEAKSLGMKIRFTIEDASRTEWEDIDYIGKIAHKAGADRISLADTVGIWEPGQCATVVKKSVETFPCEIEVHLHNDLGLAMANALAAIDAGVSVIDTTLCGIGERAGIVDLLNLSVLLSQKHNLKYFNLKMIPELTQSLQLATGCKVDHWRPIIGKNAFTHTAPYHIKAVKQNFSAYEGIQPEMIGRVRNIQQKRIERKGSRLSKPLRVSKPFVKGASELLYHRDGPGERWVQMDYRTDERASFYIIQRVFYDNHMDENLEGHVDTHAHHCDSAFIFWGNRIDGTGLICEVEIEGESQIIESPASVFIPSGLKHRYKYLSGTGTYTNIVLAPNYNSSLLEENSSKVFVY